CCCATAAATTTTTCTTTTATACTTTTATCAATAACCAGCTCAATTAACGGGACACTATCAGTTTCTTGACAAAATAATGTACTTTTTAATCTTTCAAAATTCGGTTCATTTTTCATATTTTCATTTAACAACAGTAGTCATATTTTAGTCCGGTATTTTGTTACTTTCCTATTATTCTAAAAAACTTCTTCCAATTTATAACATTTTAAACCTAACGATTCTCCAACTGCTTTACAAATAACTTTACCATCAACTATATTTATCCCAAGAGACAAAGGTTTATTGTTCAAAGCAGCTTTTTTATAGCCATGCTTGAGTATCTCTAATGCATAAGGTATTGTAGCGTTAGTAAGTGCATACGTAGATGTTCCTGCAACTGCTCCTGGCATGTTTGCTACACAATAATGAACAACACCATCAACAACATATACAGGATTTTTATGTGTTGTTGGTTTACTTGTTTCAGTACATCCGCCCTGGTCTATCGCAATATCAACTATAACGCTACCTTTTTTCATTGTCTTTAACATTTTTTTTGTTATTACGCGAGGGGCTTTCGCACCAGGAATTAAAATTGAACCAACAACTAAATCTGCATCTTTTATTTCTTCTTTTATCGTATAAGAGTTTGAATACAACAATACCACGTTCGGAAGCATTACATCACTCAAATATCTTAACCTGGAAAGGTTTACATCCAAAATAGACACTTTTGCTCCTAATCCGGATGCAACTTTTGCAGCATTTGTACCTGCCACACCGCCACCGATTATTACTACTTTTGCAGGTGCTACTCCTGGAACTCCTCCAAGCAAAATACCTCTCCCCATCATTGGACGTTCCAAAAACTTTGCACCTTCTTGAATTGACATTTTGCCTGCTACTTCACTCATAGGTACCAACAATGGTGTTTCTCCATCTTCTTTTCTTATTGTTTCATATGCTATTGCTACTATTTTTCTATTCATCATTGCAAGTGTTAATTCTTTACTAGCAGCAAAATGGAAATACGTAAAAACTATCTGACCTTCTTTTAATAACTTATATTCCGTCGGTAATGGTTCTTTTACCTTAATTATCATATCTGATTTATCAAATATTACCTTAGCATCAGATATTATTTCTGCACCTACTGCCTTATATTCGGCATCACTGATACCTGTTCCAATTCCCGCTGATTTCTCTACCAATACACGATGACCTAATTTCCTTATTTGCTCAACCCCTGCAGGAACCATTCCAACACGATACTCTGAATCTTTAATTTCTTTCGGTAAACCTACTATCATGTAATCCTCCTTTATAAAATTTTAACAATACTTTTTCATCAACTCTTTCTTTTGGTACAAGGTACTCAATCCCATAAATGTTTATCTATCAACAAGTATTATTTTTTAAAAGTAATATTCTTTGCCACGGCATATATTGTGACTCCCGGTTCAGCCATGGTTAAAGAATAATATAATTTAAAAAAATAGAAAAACGGAAAAGTCAGTATGTAAAGTGTTTGCCGAAATAACTGGATAATAAAATCTCTTGTTTTTCTTGATTTAATCGTATTTAATATTAATCCTATTAATCCCTTATTATTAATATTGTCTGATTCTAAATATTTTGTAAGATTATTTTCTTTCATGTTTTTAAAATCTTTAAAAACAATTACTTTGAATATTTTTAATGCAAAATCTATAATCCATACTACCAAATGTCTTGAAAATTCCCAAGTTGTTAATCCAAATACATCCATTTCTTCTACTTTAAATCCATGCCTGTGCAAAAATATCTCAAGAGATTCTTTTGTCCACCTTGTCAAATG
This is a stretch of genomic DNA from Elusimicrobiota bacterium. It encodes these proteins:
- the ald gene encoding alanine dehydrogenase, producing MIVGLPKEIKDSEYRVGMVPAGVEQIRKLGHRVLVEKSAGIGTGISDAEYKAVGAEIISDAKVIFDKSDMIIKVKEPLPTEYKLLKEGQIVFTYFHFAASKELTLAMMNRKIVAIAYETIRKEDGETPLLVPMSEVAGKMSIQEGAKFLERPMMGRGILLGGVPGVAPAKVVIIGGGVAGTNAAKVASGLGAKVSILDVNLSRLRYLSDVMLPNVVLLYSNSYTIKEEIKDADLVVGSILIPGAKAPRVITKKMLKTMKKGSVIVDIAIDQGGCTETSKPTTHKNPVYVVDGVVHYCVANMPGAVAGTSTYALTNATIPYALEILKHGYKKAALNNKPLSLGINIVDGKVICKAVGESLGLKCYKLEEVF